The Streptomyces sp. 11x1 genomic sequence GGGTGAGTCGGGCGGCCAGAGCAAGATCTTCAGCGGTCTCCTAGGGCCCGTGGATCTCGGTCAACGGTGGGCCCGGGCCCCGTGGGTGTCGCCCGTCCGTCGACCGGAGGGTCACTCCTTCCGATACGTGTACGCCTCCGCGGCCGCGGCCGCCACCGTCGCGAGGTCCGCGCCCGTCGACGCCGTGACGACCGCCGCGACCGCGCCCTCGACGAACGGGGCGTCCACCAGACGCGTGTCCGCCGGGAGTTCGTCGCCCTCGGCGAGCAGCGCCTTCACGGTGAGGACCGCGCTGCCGAGGTCGGTCAGGACCGCGACCCCGGCACCCCGGTCCACGGAGGCGGCCGCCGCCGAGATCAGTTCCGCGCTGGTGCCCAGCCCTCCGCCCTCGGTGCCCCCGGCCGGCGCGACGGGAACGGAGGCCCCCGCACCGGCGAGCCCCTGTGCCAGCTCGGCCACCGAGGTGGCGACGGCGGCACTGTGCGACACCAGCACGATGCCGACCCGCCTCTCCTCAGACATCGGCGGCCTCCGGGGCGGCGGTGGTGGCGAGGGCCGCGATCAGCAGCGCGGCGGAGGTGGCACCAGGATCCTGGTGGCCGATGCTCCGCTCACCCAGATAGCTGGCCCTGCCCTTGCGGGCCTGCAACGGCGTGGTCGCGAGGGCACCCTCCTCGGCCGCTGCCCGCGCGGCGGCGAACGATCCCGCGAGCGCGTCGACCGCCGGGACCAGCGCGTCGATCATGGTCTTGTCCCCGGGTGCCGCACCGCCCAGCGCCATGACGGCGTCGACCCCGACGCGCAGGGCGTCCGTGAGCTGGGCCTCGCTCACCTCGGCGGCGTCGCCGAGCGCTTTGCCGGTCCGGCGCAACAGGGTGCCGTACAGCGGGCCGGACGCGCCGCCGACGGTCGAGATGAGCTGCCGCCCGGCGAGCACGAGGACGGCGCCGGGGGTGTCCGGGGCCTCCTTCTCCAGCACGGCCGCCACGGCGGTGAACCCGCGGTGCAGATTGCTGCCGTGGTCGGCGTCCCCGATCGGCGAGTCGAGCGCCGTGAGCCGCTCGGCCTCGCGTTCGACCGAGGCTGCGGTGGCCGTCATCCAGCGACGGAAGAAATCGGCGTCGAGCACGGAATCTCCTTGCGTGATGAGTGAACTGACGGGTAGTGAGAGACGCTGGCCGCGGGGGCGGTGCGAGCGCGGCCGTCCGGTGCGCCCGCTCACACGCCCCAGCGCAGGCCCGGTGTCCGCACCGGCGCGTCGTACAGCCGCAGCAGTTCCTCGTCGACCTGGCACAGCGTCACCGACGCGCCGGCCATGTCGAGCGAGGTGACGTAGTTGCCGACGAGGGTGCGGGCCACGGCCACGCCGCGCTCGGTGAGCACCCGCTGCACCTCCGCGTTGAAGCCGTACAGCTCCAGCAGGGGCGTGGCACCCATGCCGTTGACGAGCAGGAGCACCGGGTTGCGGGGGCTCATGTCGTCCAGAACGGCGTTCACCGAGAAGTCGGCGATCTCCCGAGAGGTCATCACGGCGCGTCGTTCACGCCCCGGCTCACCGTGGATGCCGACGCCCAACTCCAACTCTCCGGCGGGGAGTTCGAAGGTGGGGCTGCCCTTGGCCGGAGTGGTGCAGGCGCTCAGGGCGACCCCGAAACTGCGGGAGTTCTCGTTGACCTGCCGGGCCAGCGCCTCTACGCGCTCCAGCGGCTGCCCCTCCTCGGCGGCGGCCCCGGCGATCTTCTCCACGAACAGTGTCGCGCCCGTGCCGCGCCGCCCGGCGGTGTAGAGGCTGTCGGTGACGGCCACGTCGTCGTCGACGAGGACCTTGGCGATCTGGATGCCCTCGTCCTCGGCGAGCTCGGCCGCCATGTCGAAGTTCAGCACGTCCCCGGTGTAGTTCTTCACGATGAACAGCACCCCGGCGCCGCTGTCGACGGCCGCCGCGGCCCGCACCATCTGGTCCGGCACCGGGGACGTGAACACCTCCCCGGGACAGGCCGCCGACAGCATCCCGGGTCCCACGAACCCACCGTGCAACGGCTCGTGGCCCGAGCCACC encodes the following:
- the dhaL gene encoding dihydroxyacetone kinase subunit DhaL, whose amino-acid sequence is MLDADFFRRWMTATAASVEREAERLTALDSPIGDADHGSNLHRGFTAVAAVLEKEAPDTPGAVLVLAGRQLISTVGGASGPLYGTLLRRTGKALGDAAEVSEAQLTDALRVGVDAVMALGGAAPGDKTMIDALVPAVDALAGSFAAARAAAEEGALATTPLQARKGRASYLGERSIGHQDPGATSAALLIAALATTAAPEAADV
- the dhaK gene encoding dihydroxyacetone kinase subunit DhaK is translated as MKMLINVAESVVADALRGMAAAHPELTVDVENRVVVRRDAPVAGKVGLVSGGGSGHEPLHGGFVGPGMLSAACPGEVFTSPVPDQMVRAAAAVDSGAGVLFIVKNYTGDVLNFDMAAELAEDEGIQIAKVLVDDDVAVTDSLYTAGRRGTGATLFVEKIAGAAAEEGQPLERVEALARQVNENSRSFGVALSACTTPAKGSPTFELPAGELELGVGIHGEPGRERRAVMTSREIADFSVNAVLDDMSPRNPVLLLVNGMGATPLLELYGFNAEVQRVLTERGVAVARTLVGNYVTSLDMAGASVTLCQVDEELLRLYDAPVRTPGLRWGV
- a CDS encoding PTS fructose transporter subunit IIA, producing MSEERRVGIVLVSHSAAVATSVAELAQGLAGAGASVPVAPAGGTEGGGLGTSAELISAAAASVDRGAGVAVLTDLGSAVLTVKALLAEGDELPADTRLVDAPFVEGAVAAVVTASTGADLATVAAAAAEAYTYRKE